The nucleotide window ACATCAAAATAGCTTTATGAGATTAACACAATCAGTATCTATGGTGCCAACAAAGGGAGTAAAATGCTACACAACATTTCAGGCAATTAGATTGCACATCTAACATGGAACAAAAATGAACAAGTGACACGTTCTAATAGACAAACAAGAACCACACTTCGCCTCTTCCCCCTCTCccctctttttcctttctttttgtgGTGATAAGTCAAACCACACCTCTGCTAACCTAAATATGGTATACAACGCAGAAATCCTGAGCTGGTATAACCAGCATATCTAAAAAATAACATGGCATAGAAGTCAATAGCTTCTTATCCAGTTCATAGAAAAATGTCTACAGAATCAGACAATGTAATCCTAAAAAGTGCAACAGTTCTCAAGTTTGATCTAGTCCATCATCTGCAGTCGAAAACTAAGAGAGAAACGAAAAAGAACCATATcagttcaaaaaaaattcttgggCCAGAAATCAACAAATCAATATATAGCTGGATGTCACCATCTCCAAAAGATAGCAAGGCTCCAAGAAGATTGATGTAGCAAATATCTATATCTATGAAAATTGACATACATTTTGAGGGAAATTGCAAAATCCATTTAAACGGAAGCAGAAATGATTGGGTAAGCAAAAACCAGGAGACTAAGTTCAAACTGGAAGAATTGTCAGTCCTGGAAAACAGCAAACACATTGTAATACGAAATACAGTACTCCAATCACTAAAACAAATATGTATGACATGTCCTTCTTAACATTGGCCTATTTGGTTTTGCAACCAAAAGAAGCCAGAAAACATGGTTTTGCATTGTTCTCCCATAAGAATAGGGAGATTTTTTTGTTCTGCGGGAACAGCTGTAATGCAAGGACCTTGTCGGTCAGGGGGTCCTTTTTAATACTTCGAAATCCTATATGATTTGTAATAAATAATGATGTTTAGCCACTTTTAACCTATTAATTTCACCCATATTGAAgtttcaaaaaatgattttagtgttctgaaatttattttacagaaaacaactcaaaccaattctcacaaaaaaaaacacttgcTAATCTTAGATAGGTTGATCGAGCctcaattttgatttaattatcaTAATGTCTGACTGTAGAAAGCAGGAATTGATTATTTCTAGATAAGAAGTCTTCGCAGCAGGTCATTTCAGTTCTGATCTACTTACCTCGATGATTCAACAAGGGATATGCGCCACTGCACCAGTTCAATGGTTCTGAAATTCGGCTAAGCTTGGTGTTTGCTTGATTTAGCATTTCATGGAGAGGTTGTTGTAGCAGAAGATGATTATACTTGAGCTTACCTGAATCTCATCCATGGGGAAAAACTCTCTAACTCGCAGCCttcaaagaagatgaagagagaaggattgaGCTGCTTCGACAAGCATCAGGTCTCAGATTGTTTGTCTGAGACTTGATTTCCTGtttgtttctatttttagttttacttttgtttttgcTTTAGTTATTTGTTGGACCGGGTTTCAGTTGGGCCTGGTCATTGTAAATATTGTTAGTTCCTTTTAACTTAATAAATGAGCTCATGCCCacttttaaattaagaaaaaaattctataaaataAATCCAAAGCCTCACATTCTTTTCCCAACCCCAAAACAAGTTAAATCATAAATCCCAACAAAAAATCTCACCTTAAATTCCACAGAGGTCTTTGAAGGCTCCAAATTCAAATCATATAAAAGATCTAGGAAAGTTTAGGTTCAACAGAAACAGTGGATATATCTGAGATCTACTTCGCTTCAAAATGTCAAAAGCACTGTCTAAACTCATAGCTATATTATTAAGTAATTTATGTATTGGTCCTTTGGAAACAAATCTTGAATTGATATCTGCATTACAAAGGTCAAGGAAAACAAAAACATCATTAACAACAAGCATCCAATATAGAAAACGTTAACCAATAAttagttttccatttttcttttgtcaGGAAAATATACTGAAATAAGTGGATACATAAATATTGAAGGACCTGCAAATTAAACAGTGGTTGTTAGGAAACAGAGAGTAGAAAAGATGACTTATCACATCTCTTATCCATCAATTTGGGCATGTATACATTCATTGTGTAAACATCAGGACATGAAATGTATCCTGAGAGCTTGAATGAACCATCCCTTGCATTCAATTTGTTAAGGGAACTCAGATGACTCCCAAACCCACTGGACAATAGTGGCAATGGAGAAGGAGAAGCACGTGTGCAAAACAGGTCAACCTCACTACATGCAATGAACAAAATCTAAGAAACCAGACAGAAAATATCCTTAAGTTAGCTAGTTTAACAAAGACGGACCAGACCTTTACTGAATCCCAACCCACCGGACAATAGTGGTAACGGAGAAGGAGAAGCACGTGTGCAAAGCAGGTCAACCTCACTACATGCAATGAACAAAATCTAAGAAATCAGACAGAAAATATCCTTAAGTTAGCTAGTGTAACAAAGACGGACCAGACCTTTGATAAATCCCAAACTCACTGGACAGTAGCGGCAACAGAGAAGAAGAATAATGCGTGCAAAGCACGTCATCCTCACTGCTTGCAATGAACAAAATCTAAGAAACCAGATATAAAATATCCTTAAGTTAACTAGTGTAACAAAGACAGACCAGGCCTTTCTATATCAACAATTTTGGAGACACTGGGATGCACAAGGGCGATTCTTAGCAGAGACTCTTTCAGAGAATGAATGACCTTCTTTGGCCTTCCAGATTATATATGCAAACCAAAATATCAACCAGGTCAGAGTACAGCTTTAGAAGTAAAGTATgtaaatcaatatttttcatttgttgTGAGAAAACTAAAAGTACTTGGAGTGCATTTGCTTCCTTCAAACTGGTTGGTTGTAAATATATCACGAACAATGACTGTAAGAAGAAAAATCCAAACAAATTTCCTTATTAGCAAACACCAGTCAACTCTTGTATCAGGTAGGTTTATACAGAATTACCTGGTGTACCAACATTTTGTCTACAATCATCAATTCCGAGGAAAAAACACTTGCTGTCAACAAAGACCAAGTTAGTAGTTTTATACTTATCCTAATGGATACTACCAACTAAATCTCAAAAGAACCTTACCTTCAAAACCTTACGATATCCATTTGGCCTCCCGTGAGCTTTAGTAACAATTTCCAACAAAGAAATGTCAGAAAGAGCTCAAAGCCTCTCTTTTAAAACCAAAGCTTGCTGGGAAAGCATGCTTATCATCTGAATGGCTGTATTTTGATGTCGCTGGTGTAAAGGAAGCATACGAAACCATAGTTAAAATGGCTAGACAAAAAGGAAGCATAACCGAAGATGAAAGAAACAGGCACATATACGGTTTCCATAAGTTGGGCTAGAAATACCTAAGCAACAATATGTATGTTCCAGCTCAACTTCAGCTAGAATAAATAATCCAAACATCTTTACATACAGTAgtaatcaacaaaaaatatatttacaaagaACTTTCTGCACATCAAAATGCATTAGATCAATGTCAAAGATGCTAACACTTACCATTGTCATTCACCTTAACATAGTGGGTCCCAATGCCTATAGAGACAGATACCTGTGTAAACTGGGCTAAAGTTTAAACCAGGAGTACACAACTTATaagaataacaaacataaaaagaagAACATAAGATGACATGTCAAGCAACAGTTGTTAGCTCAAGAGAGAATATGTTTGATTGTCATTTTGAGTTATACTGaagagagtaataaaaataagaaaaatggaagGTCATTTGTAATTTCACCAAAAGGGTGGTTTGGTGAAAAAAGAGAACTTATCTTTGCCTAAGCCAAAACACGATTAGCTCAACAGCATTGAAATCCATTGTGGCTACAAGCATTAGTTAGCCTGATGAGATGGAGAAGAAACACCATGAAAtggaaatttaattccaaaatcTCATAGACCCACCTGAGTCCCGAGGTGTTGTGCCAAGCAACAGTTCAATCATCTTGAGAGAAAACAAGTTTTATTGAACTTCCACGCAAGACAAAACCTCCACATCCTCATGGTTTATAAACAGAGCATAGagagtattaaaaaaaaaaaagaggaaggtCATGTGTAATTCCACGAAAAGGGTGGTNGCCAAGACAAAACACGAATCAACTCAAAAGCTTTGAATTATGTCATAGCTGCAAGCATCAGTTAGTACCTTATGAGACAGAGAAGATGCACCATAAAATAGAACTTTCTCCTAAATCTCATATACCCCACCCAAGGTGCCATGCCAAGTAACAGTTTTTCAGCTCAAGAGAGAACATGTTAAAATTGCTTTTTTTTAGTTATACAAAAGAGAGtaataagaacaagaaaagTAGAAGGCTCTGTAATTTCACCAAAAGGGTAATTTACcgacaaaaaaaaagttaaattttgcAACGCTCAAACATGATTATCTCAAAAGCTTTGAAATCCAGCATGGCTGCAAGCATCAGTTTTCCTTTGAGACAGAgaagaaagacaaaaagaatGGAACTTTTCCCAAAAATTCATAGACCCATCTCCAGTGCCGTGGCAAGCAACAGTTCTTTAGCTTGACAGGAAACATGTTTGACTGAACATAGATGGATGAAAACCTCCAACTCTTCATTTTGTATAAAACAGAGCTGAGGAAGTACTAAGAATAAGAAAAGAGGGAATGCATGAGTAATATCACAAAAGGGTGATTCAGTCAGGGATGGGAAAGAAAAGGGGTATATGATAGTTTGGAGAAAGTTCCATTTCATGGTGCCGTGCCAAGCAACAGTTTAATCAGTTTTAGACAACAAGTTTTATTGAACTTCCACGGAAGACAATACCTCCAAATCTTCATGATTTATAAAACCGAGCAGAGAGAGtaataagaacaagaaaagaGGAAGGTCGTGTGTAATTTCACGAATAGGGTGGTTCAGTGAGGGGGATAAGGAAACTGAACTTGACAAAACACGAACCAACTGAAAAGCTTTGAAATCTGTCATGGCTGCAAGCATCAGTTAGCCTTATGAGACAGAGAAGATGTACCATGAAATGGAACTTTCTCCTAAATATCAGATACCCACATGAGGTGCCACACCAAGCAACAGTTTTTCAGCTCAAGAGAGAACATGTTAAATTGTTTTTTGAGTTTTACCAGAGAGAGTTATAAGAACAAGAAAAGTAGAAGGCCGTGTAATTTCACCAAAAGGGTGATttagtgacaaaaaaaaatgaattttgcgACGCCAAAACACGATTAGCTCAAAAGCATTCCAACCCAGCATGGCTGCAAGCATCAGTCTGCCTATGACACAGAGGAGAAAGACCAAAATAAGGAACTTTTCCCAAAATATCATTAACCAACAACTTCTTATaattaaactaaatttttttagagTTGTGCGAGTGGGGCCTTCAAAAACAACTCCATATCTCTCCATTAAATACATagtaaaatcataaaatcataagTCATGAGGATATTAATAATGAACAGTAAATACCCTCAACCAAATGTTGCATTAGTTATGTCGAGCTTATTTTTTCTTATGCGGATAACTGAGTGCACATAGTTATTTGGATATTACTTTTTCTTATGTGGCCAACAAATGTTATACTATTTATGCGGAAGTTTATGCTGAGATTTATATTTGCTAATGAGTCCAACCAACGATCCCTAAGAGAAACAATCATTTAAAGTAAATGCATTATAAGGAAATTCATGAGAAACCAAAAATGGCCAATTATGCAAAGGACAAAATAGACCTGATCAGTTATATCAGGTGTTGTGCTCGCCACAATCGGAATAAACTTCTTATCAACCTGTTGGAGAACTTTGGCACCCTCCGGGAAGTTTTTATCAATGGTATCAGGAACCAATGAATCGCCAACAAAATGCAAGACGCCAGGAGTGACACTGAGTACAGTATACTAATTATTAAGATTGTCTGTTCCAGCACTGTTCTGCATCTCAACAGGAAAAGGTAAAGTTCCTCATCTTGACAAAATAGAGAAGAAGCAAAAACATCCAAGACATAGCTAAGGTACTCAACTGTAATGTGTGGAAGTCCCTCCATTGTATCCCAGAATCTAcgaaatttttagtttttgttggtgcaaattctgaaaaattaattaaagaaaaggtCAGGACAATATTATTACAAGATCAGAACATAAGCAAGATGGAATTTATAACAGACTATGTGGCATAGGAATCTTAGAAAGAGACGTTGTAATCTCTAATGCTTTCATGATTAATAAGAATGCAGCCTAAGATAATCTTGAAAAGTGGGTGAAAGAAATGAAGCTAATTAACTGAAACATGCACTAGGAAAATTCAGCTCTTATTCAGGTCAGGGACAAGTGGCAGGAACGGTTTACCTTCTTTTAACTCCCCATCGCGTGTACATGTGCACTCCCCTTGAGCTTGCAATTTGCTATTCCAGATGTTAACAAGTTCCCTTTTCACACTTGGCCTGAAGAGAGAAACATCAGGTAGTGTTCGTTACTTCGTTACTGACATATTTAATTGAGATAATATCATAAAGAGACctaacaaacctcccaagaaATTGGATAACATTAAATTTCATCACAAAAAAACCCGTCACCACAACTTGGGGTGGAAGATTGATCACATTGATGGGATGACTGCTGTGGAAGCTCCCAGCAGATAGCTTCTGCAGAATGATGCAGTCTACTTACTGCTCTAGTTTCTGCATGACGTAAAAGAATATTAATTAGAGGCACATGTTTTCTGTCATCAATGATTAATAACACAAACAAGCACTCAAGGAAAAATTGCCAAGCATGAGTGGCACATCATGAACAGTCTTAATACTGTGATTTCCTGCTGCCTTTCTTGTAGACTCACCCATGGCAAAGAACTTATTCTTGCCTTGGTAAAATGGAGGAGGTGAATGATTTCTactactcttcttcttccttataaGCTCATCCATTTTACCTCGATTTCCAGCATCAATCCATTTATGCGAGTTCCCATCCACCCTAGAGAAGAGCATTGCTCATGGTATCAAATAATTCTTAAGATTCTTTTCACATCTCTTATCCATCAATTTGGGCCTGTATACTTTCACTGTGTAAACATCAGGACCTGAGATGTTTCCTGAGAGCTTGAATGAACCATCACTTGCATTCAATTTGTTAAGGGAACGCACATGAATCCCTAACCCACTGAACAATAGTGGCAACAGAGAAGGAGAAGTACGTGGGCAAAACAGGTCATCCTCACTGCatgcaaattaaaaaaaatctatgaaaCCAGACAGAAATTCTTAAGTCAATTGGTTTATCAAAGATGGACCTTTCGATAACAACCATTTTGAAGGAGACACTAGGATGCACAAAGGTGATTTTCTCAGTAGACTCTTTCAGAGAATGTAAGAACCTCTTTGGGCTTCCAGATTAtgcaaacaaaaatatcaatCAGGACAGAGTACAGCTTAAGAAGTTAAGTATGTAAATCACATGTTTTGCTTGTTTGAGTTTGAGAAAAACAAGAAGTACCTGGAGCGCATTTGCTTCCTTCGAACTGGTTGGTTGTAAAAGCACTGGAAATAGCACCCCTGAAACTCCTCTTGCTTATTAGCACTAGAATTAGGCATAGGCATTGCCAAAGAAGAACGCAACCACCAAAGTGGAAAATTCGCATTGACATTATAAATTCTTGAACATAATAAACCACTAAAGCAAAACAATATCAATTACATTGTTGAATGCCAATCAAGAAACATCAAGAAGTCAAATTCTTGAACACAAAACCCTAAAGAACCTAAGACAATTAAATACAGTAGGCATCATAAGATAATCTTGAAATGGCAGTACGGAAATacatcaaaaaaagaagaagaagagaggaagcTTACTTTAAGACGAAGGCAACACACACActgattattaaaaataaatagtaccATCCAATCTTATAGCAGCAGGCATTCAACTCTTGGTagattttaaaggaaaaacaaaagcaACAAAGAACCAGAAATCTATTTGATCCAAGTACTTCACCATTAAAAATTCCACAAACTGTTACAACCCTAGAGAAAAGCTTAAAGGTAGTCACCAAAACATCCATCAGACAACTATAGGTACCATACATTCTTCACTAAAGAAAAGACATTGTAGAATCTTGGTAAAAATTCACATAGAAATTGTAAATTCTGAAAATAATAAACCACTTAAGCAAAACGATATCAATTACATTCTTGAATTCTAATCAAGAAACATCAAGAAGTCAAATTCTCCAACATAAAGCCTTAAAGAACTTAAGACACAATTAAAATACAGTAGGCATAAGAAAATCTTGAAATAGCAGTACGAAAAtccatcaaaaaaaaaaagaaaaaagaagagaaagctTACTTGAAGAACCCAGAAATCTATTTTATGTGAATCTAGTACTTCACCATTGCAGACTTCCCAAACAATTACAACCCTAGAGAAATTAGTGGCCTGAACATCCATCCGACAACTAGAGGTGCCATGCATTCTTCACTACAGAAAAGACATGTAGAACCTTGGTTAAAAAATCACAAAGACATTGTAGAATCTTGGTTAAAAACCCACAGACATTGTAGAATCTTGgtaaaaaaatcacaaagacATTGTAGAACCTTGgtaaaaaaatcacaaagacATTGTAGAATCTTGGTTAAAAACCCACAAAGACATCGTAGAATCTTGGTAGACTGTAAATTCTTGAACACAATAAACCAAGTAAAACAATATCAATAACATTGTTAAATtccaatcaagaaatcaaacataAAGCCCTAAAGAATCTAAGACGCAAGGCATCATAGGAAAATCTTGAAATTGAAGAGAGAAAGCTTACTGTCAGGGAGGGAGAGAGACCACTACACTATGGGGGTGAGGGAGTGTTTCTTACGCTCGAGTGAATAGGACCCTTTTATAGAACTTGAAAGTTCAATATATCGTCGTTAGAACCACCTCTTTTTTAAATGCGGACGGTTTGTAGTTTTTCATTGCTATTGCCTATTTATAAAGTCTGAGATCGTAAAGTATAAGGAATTTACCTTAAtgatattcttcaaaatttattttatactttcTAGATTGCAACTTGAAAACGTATTTTTAAATGGAGAAATTATGTGGTTAAGCAAATTTATACTactcatagctatagtttgttataattatcatttatGACTAACaataagtattaattacatgAGCTGacttagtaggcgtttggccatgcgataccatatcacaaTATGGTGctgtgagatggaatcagcgtttagacatgcgattttacgttgattacatctcatgattccatatcatgatttgagatattttaatacaataattgatacatgagtttatattttgttaaaacaatcccatatttatatctactaaccatttgtttcatatgtaaaataaaatttataatcacatcattactttttaaaatttattattctcaccaatataaaatttattattactttaaatttggtgaacataaatgataaagtataaattcatttggtgaatataaataagaacaaagggagtaatactttttttatttttcataataaaaaaaaaaaactcttaatcttatgactaagcataatattgataaaagacaatttcATAGGCGGTGCTGCACTTTCTTAATCTTAGTATTCGCAAAATGTTTGTTCACATGACTGAAAAATATCAAGTCCAATGGATTGAGGACTTGggaaaaatttgatcaattagttataaatatttagtcaagtggactagttatagtttttttgattaaattttattagaagtgtttttgactcaaacttgtggtaacttttaaaaatttcgttattctataatatttaactattgatttttcttgtaaatagttagaagtcggtgatatttgttaatttttatcttagtatatttaacttctaagttaatatttactcactaatgtatgtttttttcctactttataggttatttgtaagagtagttgagagatatgagtatatcaagtacaatttatgtttaattttttttattaaattaaaattagatgaaacaattacttaagtggagaataAATAACTTTGcaataatttattatgtgattgtataattttttgtttatttgataagattgaataaataattgggttattttaatagttttacaatttacgggatttttatgtttatgagaaaatatacaacacaaaaattccatatcgcatgtccaaacaaaccttcaatttcatctcatgactCCATAtcacgataccatatcatgataccatatcgcatggccaaacgggcccttagaGTTTATATAATTCGctacgtttgtataatttgtcacgtttgtataattcgcataaattaaaacaaagaaaataataagcCTGGACTTTTGTATCTAGTTTATTAAGTAATAATAGTTGAGAAAAGAtccgttttttttttattaatctatATGAGAAGGATATTAGATTAAACAATAAGCTAGAAAGGATATTATCTTAAACAACCAACAACATGCTTACAGTTTAATATTTGCGTAGTGATTATGCAACCTtcttctcctctctctctctctatatatatatatatcaccaTTCCGAAACAAAAGggctcttcttctttttctttgtttaaaaaaattatattaaaaattgattaactctCTAAATTTCACATATGCAACataaatcacaaaaattaacaatttaaaatatttaagcaattatatttaaaaaattgatgaacTATCTAAATATCAGATGTGTCATgtatattatttgaaaagtactttgaaaaatattatataaataattaacaataaaaattatttaaacatTTAGTTGATTctcctaattttatttatgttgtacaaattaaaataaaataaaaataagcatGAATTTTTGCATCTAGTTTATTTTAAGTAATAATTGAGGGAAAAACATGTTTTTTAATTAGTATATGAGAAGGATATTATCTTAAACAGTAAGCTGGAAAGGATATTATCTTAAATAATCAATAACACGCTTACGATTTAATATTTGTGTAGTGGTTATGCAaccttctctctctctttctctctctctctatgtatatatatatcaccaTTCCGAAACAAAAGGGCTCTTCttcttatttgttttaaaaaataatattaagaaTTGATTAACTCTCTAAATTTCACATGTGCaacataaatcacaataattaataatttaaaatatttaaaaaagtgATGAACTATCTTAATATCACATAtgccacatatattatttgaaaagtactttgaaaaatattatataaataattaacaataaaaaaaaaNNNNNNNNNNNNNNNNNNNNNNNNNNNNNNNNNNNNNNNNNNNNNNNNNNNNNNNNNNNNNNNNNNNNNNNNNNNNNNNNNNNNNNNNNNNNNNNNNNNNNNNNNNNNNNNNNNNNNNNNNNNNNNNNNNNNNNNNNNNNNNNNNNNNNNNNNNNNNNNNNNNNNNNNNNNNNNNNNNNNNNNNNNNNNNNNNNNNNNNNNNNNNNNNNNNNNNNNNNNNNNNNNNNNNNNNNNNNNNNNNNNNNNNNNNNNNNNNNNNNNNNNNNNNNNNNNNNNNNNNNNNNNNNNNNNNNNNNNNNNNNNNNNNNNNNNNNNNNNNNNNNNNNNNNNNNNNNNNNNNNNNNNNNNNNNNNNNNNNNNNNNNNNNNNNNNNNNNNNNNNNNNNNNNNNNNNNNNNNNNNNNNNNNNNNNNNNNNNNNNNNNNNNNNNNNNNNNNNNNNNNNNNNNNNNNNNNNNNNNNNNNNNNNNNNNNNNNNNNNNNNNNNNNNNNNNNNNNNNNNNNNNNNNNNNNNNNNNNNNNNNNNNNNNNNNNNNNNNNNNNNNNNNNNNNNNNNNNNNNNNNNNNNNNNNNNNNNNNNNNNNNNNNNNNNNNNNNNNNNNNNNNNNNNNNNNNNNNNNNNNNNNNNNNNNNNNNNNNNNNNNNNNNNNNNNNNNNNNNNNNNNNNNNNNNNNNNNNNNNNNNNNNNNNNNNNNNNNNNNNNNNNNNNNNNNNNNNNNNNNNNNNNNNNNNNNNNNNNNNNNNNNNNNNNNNNNNNNNNNNNNNNNNNNNNNNNNNNNNNNNNNNNNNNNNNNNNNNNNNNNNNNNNNNNNNNNNNNNNNNNNNNNNNNNNNNNNNNNNNNNNNNNNNNNNNNNNNNNNNNNNNNNNNNNNNNNNNNNNNNNNNNNNNNNNNNNNNNNNNNNNNNNNNNNNNNNNNNNNNNNNNNNNNNNNNNNNNNNNNNNNNNNNNNNNNNNNNNNNNNNNNNNNNNNNNNNNNNNNNNNNNNNNNNNNNNNNNNNNNNNNNNNNNNNNNNNNNNNNNNNNNNNNNNNNNNNNNNNNNNNNNNNNNNNNNNNNNNNNNNNNNNNNNNNNNNNNNNNNNNNNNNNNNNNNNNNNNNNNNNNNNNNNNNNNNNNNNNNNNNNNNNNNNNNNNNNNNNNNNNNNNNNNNNNNNNNNNNNNNNNNNNNNNNNNNNNNNNNNNNNNNNNNNNNNNNNNNNNNNNNNNNNNNNNNNNNNNNNNNNNNNNNNNNNNNNNNNNNNNNNNNNNNNNNNNNNNNNNNNNNNNNNNNNNNNNNNNNNNNNNNNNNNNNNNNNNNNNNNNNNNNNNNNNNNNNNNNNNNNNNNNNNNNNNNNNNNNNNNNNNNNNNNNNNNNNNNNNNNNNNNNNNNNNNNNNNNNNNNNNNNNN belongs to Solanum stenotomum isolate F172 chromosome 1, ASM1918654v1, whole genome shotgun sequence and includes:
- the LOC125873876 gene encoding uncharacterized protein LOC125873876; this translates as MKFNVIQFLGRPSVKRELVNIWNSKLQAQGECTCTRDGELKEEFAPTKTKNFVDSGIQWRDFHTLQTVLEQTILIISILYSVSLLASCILLAIHWFLIPLIKTSRRVPKFSNRLIRSLFRLWRAQHLI
- the LOC125853505 gene encoding uncharacterized protein LOC125853505, giving the protein MPMPNSSANKQEEFQGCYFQCFYNQPVRRKQMRSSEDDLFCPRTSPSLLPLLFSGLGIHVRSLNKLNASDGSFKLSGNISGPDVYTVKVYRPKLMDKRCEKNLKNYLIP